The Scyliorhinus canicula chromosome 17, sScyCan1.1, whole genome shotgun sequence DNA window GATGTCTTTGATGGGTTAAAGGCATTTAGCACTTGTAATTCCTCTGGATCACATGATATATAATCCCCAGGAGTCTCGCGGAACTGGTTGTCATTACTGGGGGTTACAAACTCTGGTTCGGGCAATTGATTACCTGAGCAACTTTCATCTGATCACATCGGATTTGGGGGAATTTTGCAGGAAGTGCACGAGTGTTCTGGAAGAACCCAGTAAATTGATCCATATTGCCGTGAAGACCGTGTGTGGAGGgaggaggtgaggtgaggtgggggtggggggttgggataATGGACGTTTATAAAATGACATTGAGACTGTAACCCCAGAAATCTATTTTAAATTAAGCCAGGGAAGTAAAATCAGGGGACAGACTTAaagttaaattaaaaataaaaatacttaaaaGCGATACACGGTTGACATTCCCAGAAGCATGGGGCGATCCAATAATTGGTTAAATTATTGAAGAGGGCGAGGGCCAGCCACCTTCACTGATCCTGCACTTTTCTCGTGAATGAAGAGGTTAGGCTGGTCTTTTCAGCATTCCTTCAGTTAGATTAGGTTCGGTTGTCTACACGAGTTACACTTGAATTAGATTTCAGTGACAGCATTCTGTCTGCATAGCCTGGAGATGTCACTTTCACATGAACTGCACCTTTGAAAATGTCTCCACAACCTCACTTGGATCCAACTGTTAGCTGACGGCCAATCAGGTCCCACTTCGCTACTGAGAGCAAGACCAACAACAGCAatcttattctttttttttgcccTGAAACGTGATCAATTAAAAATCGACCTTCAAGATGCATTTAAGGGTGTCAGTCTGTAGAAGGCCTGGCAAAAGCAGAGTGAAACACACTGGTACTAATTCCGAATGGTAACATGTTGCAGCACAGCGATTAGAGACATTTAAAAGGTCCCAGGGGAACACGTTTCTGGTATCTGCTCTTTACTGAAAGTGCAGTGTTTGTTTTTGAGACTCTCTCCTGGAATGTTGCTAATTTAAAGTCGCCTTATCGGACTGGAAACCTGTTTCTCTCCCTCCGGACCTGCTGACCCACTCCCCCAAAATCACAGTGTTCTGGTTTTAATGTTAATTAACAGTTGTtttcccctctcccacaggtTCTTGGCTGATCTCAGTGGGTCGATGAGTTCTGTGGTGTGCCCGGGACTGAAGGAACGGGAAGCGGTCACCATGCTGCACTATGGAGAGacggtcactcgcagcagggtcCCCAGCGGCAGCACTGGGCAGTTCACCTCGGGGCTGATGACCTCTTCGTGCGGGGCCCAGCAACAGCAGTTCAGCCTGCACAGCCCGCAGCTGCTGGCCAGCTTCCAGCTGCAGAAACTCAACAGCCAGTACCACAGCTCGGCGCTGCAGCCTGCTCCAGCCCCCGGCGATAGCCAGGCACCAGCTGCTCCTCAGCCCCCAGCCTCACCGGGGATCATCGACACCGACCTCATCGACGAGGACGTGCTCATGACCCTGGTGCTGGATCTGGGCTTGGACCGAGTGGACGAGCTGCCCGAACTCTGGCTGGGGCACAACGAGTTCGATTTCACCTCGGATGCAACTCCGGGCAACGTGGTGACCTGCTGACAGCGAGCCAGCCTGGCCAGATTGCTacttataaatatatatatatatatataagtatGGATTGATTGAAACAGAACTGAGCTGAGCTGAGAATGCATTCGGTTCTCTATTTACAACCTGCACCATTACTGTATACTTGGATAGCGAACTGGCTTGTTGTTTGCCAAGTGTTATGTCCTTATCCAACGTGATTTTCATTTGTCAAGGGAAGGTTTCCTCACTGGCCCAGCCACAGTGTGGATGAAGGAGATTCCCTCGCAGGACACCAGTGAGATGGGTTTTGACACAAACCGAGCAGGCACTTCGAAATCCTAATTTATGAGAAAAGCAAAAGGATGGATGATCTTGTTTGAAGTGCCTTACACAAAAAGTTCTTGCTGGTTTTTTTTTCTCACCTGGGAGTTGAAGATAATTCGTCGTATACGTTCCCTTAAATGTTCCACCAGCCTCATTCCAACTCTTCATTTTGAAGGCAGCTGTTTTTTTTAAGACACTGAGCTGAGGGGAACATACTAAACCTCTTGTGGACAAAAATGGCAGAGGGCTGTGTTGGACTTCTGAAGATGCCGTGTTTAAACCGGATTGGAATGGGTGATGGCATAAGGACCTTGTCTCACCAGTCCACACTGCCAAACATCAACTGTTTTATTGAAGATGAACACCGATATTGACATAAACTTGATGTAGTTCCTTTTGGATTGTGAGAGAAGCTCTACACTACCATGTCCTAACtgagagggagaaatggattcaCGCCTCTCCTTCAGGCTATTTCTGGGTCCAGTCAATTGCCTTGCCCTCCTCACCTTATCAGTTGTGTAAGAACTGGTTAAAGAAACACAAAAAGgcatggttaccactgctgcctcacggtgccaaggacccggggttGGCCTCGAGTcagtgtcggtgtggagtttgcacattctcccgtgactgcatgggtttcacccccacaacccaaaaatgtgcaggataggtggatttgtcacgctaaattaatttaaaaagaagaaaCACAAAAAAAGTAGATAGCAAATTACCAAGTATGGCAGAACGTTTGCTGATCAGGGTGAAATTCAGAAAGTTTGTTTTTCAGGGAGAAATTAGATGGGCAACAGTGGCCATATCCCATGACATTTACACTGTCGAGCATTCAAGTTTCCTCCCCATTTTCTATGGTTTGTGTCTCATACCGATGGCCGAAGTGAGTCCAGTTCATTTCAGAGTTGTGGCATTTATATAGGTCAGATATATGCTGTATATGATATATCTGGCATGTATAACAATGGGAGTACTGATGCTGCTATGTTCGCAGTCAGTAAGGGGAGGCACATAGAGACACTTCTCCCCAAAAAGGAGTGAAATTCAGAATGTCTGTAATTCACTGTGGACAATGCTTGTGCCCCTTGTGGTCAGTTTCAAAATGATACTGGCAGAATCCTGAGAAGTTACCTGGCTCCTTTCCCCATTCCTGAGCTGGTATGATATACCAAGTGCCAATGGGAGAAGGTGTTAGATCCACCCTATTGGACATTTAGGTTCCACGgggtaattaaaaaaataaataaatttagagttcccaattctttttttttacaattaagcatggccaattcaacCACCATGGATatccttttgggttatgggggtgagacccacgcagacacggggaggatgtgcaaactccacgtgcagtgaccaggggctgggatcggacccaggtcctcggtgccgtgaggcagcagtgctaaccactgagccaccgtgccgccccttttcCATGAGATAATAAAACAATCCAAGTAACATGGAGGTAGGGCGTGGATCTGCATTGCAATTCAATGCTCAGTGAAGTTTATTACTCAATTAGTCATTGGAGAGAAGGCCTGGGATTGTTCGATGCTTTCCTCAGGGAGGAGAAGTCAAAATCAGCCAATCAGTCCTCACACCCCACTCACGAGCTGGTTATGGAGCACCCTGTGTACACACGAATTAGGAGCCGGAATAAGCCActctgccccttgagcctgctccaccattcaaaaagataatggctaatctgattgtaacctcaatcccACATTCTTGCCTATAACCTATCacccctttgttaatcaagaatctatctaactgtgTCTTAAAAgttttcaaagactctgcttccactgactTTTGAGGAAGTGTTACAGACTctcttggaaaaaaaaaatctctcctcGTCTCTGTCCTCTATGagcgatcccttatttttaaacactgaCCCCTTGTTctcgattctccaacaagagaaaacatcctctccacatctgcCCTGTCaacatccctcaggatcttaaatatTTTGATCAagccacctcttactcttctaaactctagtagatacaaacctaaccactccaacctttcctcgtaaaatGTTCATTCATTCCTGATATTagtcagtgaaccttctctgaactgtttctaacacttttacatctttctttaaataaggtGATCAATACTGtgacaatactccagatgcgatctcaccaatgttctgtactactgaagcacaacctccccacttttgtaatcaattcccccacAATAAACTATGACAttatattagctttcctaattacttgcagtACTTGTATACAAGCCGTTTGtgtttcatgcactaggacaaccAGATccatctgcacctcagagctctgcaatctctcactttTAAATAAAAGCTTATttttattcttcctatcaaatgggcaatttcacatttacccacattattctctatttgccagatctttgcccattcaccctatatatgtccctttgtagcctccttacatcctcttcactatttaccttcctacctatctttgtaacatcagcaaatttagcaaccatatcatcagtcccttcatccaaatcatttatacaaactgtaaaaagttgaggcctgGCAGTGACCCTTGTGGCACTTCACttatcacatcctgccaaccagaaaaagacccaagtGCCAGCTCTGTtttctgttagctagccaatcttcaattCTGGCCAATATATTACCCCTGCACCATGAGCTTATATTTTCTACAATAACCTTTGAGGaggcatcttatcaaatgtcttctggaaatctaagtacagtacattcactggctcccctttatccacacatcatgactccttcaaagaactccaataaattggataAACCGATTTCCCTATCtccaaaccatgttgactctgcctgattgccttgaatctTTCCAAGTACACTGCTATAATATAATTAATAAtagtttccaacattttacctgtgacagatgttaagctagcaatctgctttctgtctcctttgaaaaaaaaattcagagtacccaattatttttttccaattaagggacaatttagcatggcccatccacctaacctgcacatctttgggttgtgggggtgaaacccacgcgcccatgtgcaaactccacacggacagtgacccagggccgggattcgaacccaggtcttcaacacggcagtcccagtgctaaccactacgccacatgccaccccctccTTTTTGAATGAAGGAGTTGCATTtcctatcttccaatctaatggaaccttccccgaATCTAGGGATTTTTGAAAAATTTAAACCAATGCATCAGCTATCTCATTAGCCACTTCTTTCAGGACCTTAGGATGAAGTGCATCCAGACCCGGGCATTTGACAGCCCACAGACCCAACAATGCTCTcaataccacttccctggtgTTTGAATTTTTCCTGAGTTCAtcgctcccttccatttcctgacttacagatatttctgggatgttactggtGTCCTGTATAGTGAAGAGCAATGCAAAATACCAGTTTAATTCATCTGCAATAGCCCTATTTCCCAAACACACTTTCTagaggaccaatgctcactttgttaactcttcttATTTAAatacctatagaaactcttactgtccagctttatattactggctagatTCTTCTTGCACTTTAGTTTTTTTCTCCTTATCAATCTTGTTGTCATTGTTTGATGTTCTTCGTATTCCTTCCAATCTTCTGACCCGTCCTTGTACaactatatgctttttctttatgtttaatactgtctttaacttttttagttacCACAGATGATGGGCCCTCcctttggaatttttctttctcattggaatgcCTCTATAgccctttaaatgtctgccactggcGCTCTATTGATCAATCCCTTAAGCACATTTGCCACTTTACTTCAGCTAGTTttgctttcatgccctcataattgcccttatttaagtttaaaatactagtcttggacGTACTCCcctctctcaaactgaatgtgaaataaaatcatattatgatcactgctacctcGGGGTGCCTTCACTATGAGGTTAtcaattaatcctatctcattgcacGATACCAGCTGccctctggttggctccagaatgtgctgttctaagaaactatctcAAAAACATTCTGTGAACTCCTCATctaggctacctttgccaatctaTAAGTTGATTAAAATCCCCATGATTATCATCATTGTAAAAGAGGGACGTCTAAAAAATTATTTTGTGTGATGCAGGTGCCTCTATCaaagccagaatttgttgcccatccctaattgtccaggCACTGAGTGGCATGCGAGGCAATTTCAAAggacagctaagagtcaaccgtgtttctggagtcacatgtaggcccaaCTAGGTAAagatgttagtgaaccagatggatttttacaacaattgcagatggttgccatggtcaccattactgagactagctttaaatTCAGACTTAGTAATTGAATTCAGATTCTACCAGCTGCTGTTGTAGGTTCTGAACCTATGTCTCCAAAGCATTagtctggactgctgtataactaggtcagtgacattaccactgcaccatcatctccCCTTAAGCTTGTTAATCTCCTTTTAAGCTTAAGGCTGCTTGTCAGCTCTCTTGTTGAAATGGAGTTGGGAGTGTCACCAGtgaagagaaaaaacagaaaatataatTGTCAAGGTCAATGGGAAAGCAAGGATAAAGAGAAGGAAATCTTATAAAATAATTTGAGCAATAAAGCTGGGTAATTGAATGAATAAATTCAATGTTACCTCCAGGTGGAGAGATGAGCACTGGAAATGTAAAAAAAGCTGGTGGTTACGATCTGGAAATCCTGTAAGGGCGGTAGAGGCAGACTcagtcatggctttcaaaagggatttggaATAAGTACCTGAAGGAGAAAATAAATTGCAGGGCTCTGGGGAGTGATACTAGGCTGTTTCAAATAACTGGCATAGCTTACTGGTCTTAATgtcctgtgttgtaaccattTTTCTATAATTTTATTCTATAAATCTTACAATTAATTAATTGCAAACAACACATTAATGGGAAACAGTTTTCTAGAAATATTCCGAAGAACACAGATGTGATGAGTCAATCTGGAGATTCAGCAAATGTCAATCAGTCACTTGAGCATAATATCATTGTGATGGAGATAACCTCTTCCCTAACAGGGGGCTTAAGAGCAGTTTCTCTTGAATTAATATATGAAGTTTCTCTTATCATTCCCAGTTTttaatactaaaagtagaaaatactggaagtactcagcaggtcaggcaggtagcattgtggatagcacaatcgcttcacagctccagggtcccaggttcgattccggcttgggtcactgtctgtgcggagtctgcacatcctccacatcctccccgtgtgtgcgtgggtttcctctgggtgctccggtttcctcccaagatgtgcaggttaggtggattggccatgataaattgcccttagtgtccaaaattgcccttagggtggggctactgggttatggggatagggtggaggtgttaaccttgggtagggtgctctttccaggagccggtgcagactcgatgggccgaatgacctccttctgcactgtaaattctatgtatcatcTGCGGAGAGAAAAAGAGTTCAGGAGCTGACTTTTATGTGCCCCCAGTAGGCGTGTTCCCCCCAAGGGGGACACATAAAATGGGGTGTGCACCCATCCCACCCCCTACCCCTGAGCTCACCCCTATAATacagggtggggaaggggtgggaacTGAAATTGACAGCCAAATGCCATATTAAAATTATGGATCAAGGGCCAATTAGACTTCTTATCAAGTCTATCGGCCCGAATAATATGCTGCCCAGGCCATAACATGTTTGCCATGGGCAGGTATGGAAAGGccgatttttaatttttttaacctCAAATGGTTAAAGGGTGGGTTGGAAGGTGGTTAGGGGTTGCTTATCCGAGGCTGCCTTTTGCCTCTTGGACTGAAGCCCCCTTTTcttcccaccctcttccccaccatcaccccaaacACTTCCAAACCCTCTTGGCTCAAGGTCCCAGATTTACCTGCTCCGTGGATCCTGTGCCTCAGGCTCCTCACTTCAGCTGCACCCTGGCAGCTGCCAGTGGCATCCTCCTGGTGCTGCCCAGACTgatggagctgctggccaatcccgattggctggcagctccagaggGCAGGACCTCTGCCCAGTGAGGGTCCCACTGACCTCTCATTAATGAGCCCCGCAGTGCTTCATTGCTGTGGAGTTGGTTGAGGCGTTGTCTGACCACGTGGTTtctggagggggtaggggtgccaTCCACACCCCTGTATTATtctgcccaatgtttcaggtcattGTAACCCTTCAGAACAGTTCTAACGAAAGGTCacagtttctctctccctccagaagctacctgatctgctgagtatttctagcattttcagtttttatttcagattgccagGATCTTCCGCATTTTGCTTTTACTTTAATGTTTAATTCACACTAGTTTGGACTTTAAACAACTACACACATGACTCCTACCCTTTTCCCTGCCTCTGTTGTTCTGCAGATATTTAAAGCAGGGATAAAGTGAGAAAAATACCTTAATATCTTGCACCACAGTTTCGAAAGTTTGAAGAAAATTCTGCAAATTTTTAAGACTTGTTTATAGCACAAAATAAACTTGTAATGACCACATCAAAGGTGGAACATTTTATACAATATAATGCTGTCAACTTAGACCTTTTCACGGGGTTATTTGCTGTTCGACCGATGGCAAATGTACACACTGAAAAAAATCGAGATGACCTAAAACTATGGCACTTTGTCTTATTCTGAGTGAAATGTTGTAGAACTGTTTAAAATATCCCAAAGTTATTTTACCAGCACTGTTACTTAATAAACATACAATTTGTCATATAGAATTGAAGAGTGTGAAGCATCTCATTTCATAGATTTAATCATTTGTTAGTGCATATTTTAGCACAATACTTCATGATTCTGATTGTGACTTTTGGAACATATATTATTCTCGGGTCTGTGTAATGAGAAATTACAGGATTGTTCTTTCAGTCCGctaatttgctttctttattggcA harbors:
- the cited1 gene encoding cbp/p300-interacting transactivator 1 → MIYNPQESRGTGCHYWGLQTLVRAIDYLSNFHLITSDLGEFCRKCTSVLEEPSKLIHIAVKTVCGGRRFLADLSGSMSSVVCPGLKEREAVTMLHYGETVTRSRVPSGSTGQFTSGLMTSSCGAQQQQFSLHSPQLLASFQLQKLNSQYHSSALQPAPAPGDSQAPAAPQPPASPGIIDTDLIDEDVLMTLVLDLGLDRVDELPELWLGHNEFDFTSDATPGNVVTC